From the Micromonospora echinofusca genome, the window AGCTCTTCCGCGCCGACCGGGCCGGCTCGACCAACGCGGTCATCCACTGGAACATCACCGGCCGCCCCGACGGTGGCACCGACACCTACGAGGTGGTCATCGCCGACGGCGCGTGCACCGTCAACGAGACCCCGCAGCACGACCCGAAGCTCAGCCTCACGATGGGCCCGGTCGAGTTCCTGAAGATCGTCTCCGGTGGCGCGAACCCCGTCATGATGTTCATGACCGGCAAGCTCAAGGCCAAGGGCGACCTGGGCCTGGCCGCCAACATCGCCAACCTGTTCGACATCCCCAAGGCCTGACATGGCCGAGTTCTCGCTCGACCTGAACGAGGAACAGCGGGATCTGCGCGACTGGGTGCACGGCTTCGCCGCCGAGGTCGTGCGCCCGGCCGCGGCCGAGTGGGACGCCCGGGAGGAGACCCCCTGGCCGATCATCCAGGAGGCGGCGAAGGTCGGCCTGTACGGCTTCGAGTTCCTCGCCACCTGCTGGGCCGACCCCACCGGCCTCTCCCTCCCGATCGCCAGCGAGGAACTCTTCTGGGGTGACGCCGGCATCGGGCTGGGCATCTTCGGCACCTCCCTCGCGGTGGCCGCCATCTACGGCGCCGGCACGCCCGACCAGATGGTCGAATGGGTGCCGCAGTGCTTCGGCACCGTCGACGAGCCGGCCGTCGCCGCGTTCTGCACCACCGAGCCCGAGGCCGGCTCCGACGTCGGCGCGATGCGCACCCGGGCGGTCTACGACGAGGCCACCGACGAGTGGGTGCTGCGCGGGCAGAAGGCGTACGCCACCAACGGCGGGATCGCCGGGGTGCACGTGGTCACCGCCTCGGTCGACCCGGCGCTCGGCTCCCGCGGGCAGGCGGCGTTCGTCGTACCGCCGGGCACCGCCGGCCTCACCGCGACCCGCAAGCTGCGCAAGCTGGGCCTGCGCGCGTCGCACACCGCCGACGTCTTCCTCGACGACGTACGCGTGCCGGGGCGCTGCCTGCTCGGCGGCCGGGACGCCCTGCTCGAACGCCTCGACCGGGCCCGCTCCGGCAAGCGCGCCTCGGGCCAGGCGGCGATGCGCACCTTCGAGCTGTCCCGGCCCACCGTCGGCGCGCAGGCGCTGGGCGTGGCGCGGGCCGCCTACGAGTACGCCCTGGACTACGCGAAGGAACGGGTGCAGTTCGGGCGCCCGATCATCGAGAACCAGGCGGTCGCGTTCGCGCTGGCCGACATGAAGATGGAGATCGACGCCGCCCGGCTGCTGGTCTGGCGGGCGTCCTGGATGGGCCGCAACAACCGGCCCTTCACCGCCGGCGAGGGCTCGATGTCCAAGCTGAAGGCCGGCGAGGTGGCCGTCTCCGTCACCGACAAGGCCGTACAGCTGCTCGGCGGGGCCGGCTTCCTGCGGGACCACCCGGTCGAGCGCTGGTACCGCGACGCCAAGATCTACACCATCTTCGAGGGCACCTCCGAGATCCAGCGGCTGGTCATCTCCCGGGCCATCTCGGGCGTCCAGATCCGCTGACCGGCCGCTGGCGCGCGCTGCCGTACCGGACACGTGCCGGTCCGGGCGGCCGCAACACCCGTACCACTGCGCACCTGATCTCCAGACCGCCCGCGTGGGGCCCCGGCCCGGGGTCCCACGCGCACCGCCTGAGGAGGTTGCGTCATGGACCTGCCGTTCGTCGTCGCCACCCTGACCCGACGCGGGCTACTCACCCCCGGCCGACCGATCCGCGTCGCCGCCCAGCTCCAGGCGCTGCGCAGGTGGGGCTGGAACATCGCCGGCGAGCTGCGCCAGGCCGCCGCCCGCGACCCCGACCGCACGGCCGTCGTCGACGAGCAGGGCACCAGGACGACGTACGCCGAACTGCTCGACCGGTCGGAGCGGCTGGCCCGGGGGATGCGGACGGCGCTCGGGGTGCGGCCCGGCGACCGGGTCGGCGTGCTCTGCCGCAACCATCCCGGCCTGGTCGAGTCGATCGTGGCCGCCACCCTGCTCGGCGCGGACGCGGTGCTGGTCAACACCGGGCTCTCCGCCGCGCAGCTCGCCACCGTGGCCGAGGAGCAGCGGCTGCGGGTGCTGGTGCACGACGCCGAGTTCGTCGACCGGGTCGCCAATCTCGCCGCCGAGGTGCTGCGCCTCGACGAGCGCGCCCGGGAGGAACTCGTGGTCGGCTCGCTTTCCGGCGAGCTGCGTCCCCCCGGGCGCGACGGCCGGATCATCGTGCTCACCTCGGGCACCACCGGCGCGCCCAAGGGCGCCCGGCGCCCCACCCCGAACGGCTTCGGCCCGCTGGTCTCCATCATCGACCGCATCCCGCTGCACGCCCGGGACACCGTCATGATCGCCGCGCCGCTCTTCCACACCTGGGGGTACGCCGCCCTCCAGGTCTGCTTCGCCCTGCGCGCCACGATCGTGCTGCACCGCCGCTTCGACCCGGCCGCCACGCTGGCCGCCCTGGTGGCACAGCGCTGCGACGCCCTCTTCGCCGTACCGGTGATGCTGCAACGGCTGCTGGAGGTGCCGCCGCCGGAGCCCCGCCCCCCGCTGAAGGTGGTCGCGGTCAGCGGCTCCGCGCTGCCGGGCGGCCTCGCCCCGCGGTTCATGGACGTCTACGGCGACGTCCTGCACAACCTCTACGGCTCCACCGAGGTCTCCTGGGCGTCCATCGCCGGCCCCGCCGCGCTGCGTGCGGCGCCCACCACCGCCGGCCGGGCACCGCACGGCACCCGGTTGCAGATCCTCGACGCGGCCGGCGAGCCGGTGCCACCCGGGCGGGTCGGCCGCATCTTCGTCGGCAACGAGATGCTCTTCGAGGGCTACACGTCCGGGACCACCCGGGAACACCGCGACGGCCTGCTCGACACGGGCGACCTGGGGCGGCTGGACGCCGACGGGCTGCTCTTCGTCGACGGCCGGGCCGACGACATGATCGTCTCGGGCGGGGAGAACGTGTTCCCGTCCGAGGTGGAGGACCTGATCGCCCGGCTGCCGCAGGTACGCGAGGCCGCCGTGATCGGCGTACCGGACCCCCGGTACGGCCAGCGGCTCGCCACGTTCCTCGCCCTGCACCCCGGCGAGACGCTCGACCCGGAGGCCGTCCGCGAGTACGTCCGGCACTACCTGGCCCGGTTCTCCGTACCCCGGGACGTGGTCTTCGTGAAGTACCTGCCCCGCAACGCCACCGGCAAGGTGCTGGCCCGCGAGCTGCACCGCTACTACTACAGCTGACCGTTCCCCGGCCGTTACTGCCCGGATGCTCCCCCGCCCCTAGGCTGGCGGCACCATGATCGGTTCCGGACCGCGCCGCCGTGCCCGACACCGCCACCATGCCCGTCACCGTCCGCCACGACCCCGGATGGCACCGCTCCTGCTGGTCGAGGCGGCGACGCTGCTCTCCAACACCGGCAACGGGGTGGCCAACGTGGCCCTGCCCTGGCTGGTGCTCGAACGCACCGGCAGTCCCACCGCGGCCGGCGTGGTAGCGGCGGCCACCGCCCTACCGATGCTGCTGTCCGGCCTCGTCTCCGGCACCGTCGTGGACCTGCTCGGCCGGCGACGTACGGCGCTGGTCTCCGACACGCTCTCCGCCGTCTCGGTCGCCGCGATCCCGGTGGTCGACGCGCTGCTCGGGCTGAACCTCGGCTGGATCGTGGCGCTGGCCGTGCTCGGGGCGGTGTTCGACCCGGCCGGCCTGACCGCCCGGGAGACCCTGCTGCCGGCCGCCGCACAGGCCGCAGGCTGGCGCATCGAACGCGCCAACGGGGTGCACGAGGCGGTCTGGGGGCTCGCCTTCCTCATCGGGCCCGGCGTCGGCGGCGTGCTCATCGCCGCGATCGGCCCCGGCTCGACGCTCTGGGTCACCGCCACCGGATTCGTGCTGGCCGTCGCGATGATCGCCGCCGTCCGACTGCCGGGGGCCGGCCGCCCCGAACGCCCCCCGTCCGGGCTGTGGCGCGGCACCGTCGAGGGGCTGCGGTTCGTCTGGCAGGACCGGCTGCTGCGGACCATCGCGCTGCTCACGATGGTGCTGGCCGCGCTCTACCTGCCGGTCGAGGGCGTGCTGCTGCCGGCGTGGTTCGTCGGCCGGGGGGAGCCGGCCCGGCTCGGCGCGCTGCTCATGGCGATGAGCGCCGGCGGAGTCGTCGGTGCGCTCGCCTCCGGGGTGGCGGGCCGGCTGATCCGGCGGCACACCCTGATGGTGATCGCCCTCGTCGTCATCGGAATGGCCCTCGTGGGGCTGGCCACCCTGCCGCCGTTCCCGGCCATGATCGGCTTCGCCGTCGCGATCGGGCTCGCGTACGGGCCGGTCAACCCGCTGTCCAACTACGCCATGCAGACCCGCACGCCGGAACGGTTGCGCGGGCGCGTGGTCGGGGTGATGACCTCGTTCGCGTACGCCGCCGGCCCGGCCGGCTACCTGCTCGCCGGGCCACTGGTGGAGTGGCTCGGCCTGCGTACCGCCTTCCTGGTGCTGGCCGTGGCGCTGCTGGTGGCGACCCTGGGCGCCGCGCCGCTGCCGGCACTACGGGCGCTGGACGAGCCACCCCGCTACCCGCCCGCCCCGCCCGGCGGCCCGACGAACCGGGTGGAGGAACGCGTCCCGCTCAACGGGCAGTACGCCCCCGCGACGCGCCGGGACGCGCCCCGCGTACAGGGGCGCGTCCGGGTCGAACAGCTGTGGCCGCCCGCCCCGGACCGGGACGCACCCGTTCGGGGCTGACTTCCCGCGTCAGGGATGGAGCGTCAACCCGGGCGTGGTGGCGATGGCCGTCAACTGCGCCACGGTGAGCACCGGCGGCGGGCCGAACCGGAACGTCGGCGGCACACCGTTCTCCCCGCCCTCGATGTGGTGGTTGTCCGTCGTCACCGTCACGGTCGTGCCGTCCGCCCGCTGCACCTGCGCCCAGCGCTGCTCGAAGCCCTCGTCGCCCGGGGTGACCGTGCTGGTGGTGAGGGTGCCGCCGTCCGGCAGGCGGCTGCTCGTGCAGGTACGGGGATCGGGGGCGGCGGCGCATCCCTCGGACGCGTCGACGGCCGTCGGGATCAA encodes:
- a CDS encoding AMP-binding protein; this encodes MDLPFVVATLTRRGLLTPGRPIRVAAQLQALRRWGWNIAGELRQAAARDPDRTAVVDEQGTRTTYAELLDRSERLARGMRTALGVRPGDRVGVLCRNHPGLVESIVAATLLGADAVLVNTGLSAAQLATVAEEQRLRVLVHDAEFVDRVANLAAEVLRLDERAREELVVGSLSGELRPPGRDGRIIVLTSGTTGAPKGARRPTPNGFGPLVSIIDRIPLHARDTVMIAAPLFHTWGYAALQVCFALRATIVLHRRFDPAATLAALVAQRCDALFAVPVMLQRLLEVPPPEPRPPLKVVAVSGSALPGGLAPRFMDVYGDVLHNLYGSTEVSWASIAGPAALRAAPTTAGRAPHGTRLQILDAAGEPVPPGRVGRIFVGNEMLFEGYTSGTTREHRDGLLDTGDLGRLDADGLLFVDGRADDMIVSGGENVFPSEVEDLIARLPQVREAAVIGVPDPRYGQRLATFLALHPGETLDPEAVREYVRHYLARFSVPRDVVFVKYLPRNATGKVLARELHRYYYS
- a CDS encoding SCP2 sterol-binding domain-containing protein, which encodes MTDFDPANFANVGPKEFAQLVKSTPDDKIAEVMSGDLRGKILGEVFGRMPQLFRADRAGSTNAVIHWNITGRPDGGTDTYEVVIADGACTVNETPQHDPKLSLTMGPVEFLKIVSGGANPVMMFMTGKLKAKGDLGLAANIANLFDIPKA
- a CDS encoding acyl-CoA dehydrogenase family protein, with product MAEFSLDLNEEQRDLRDWVHGFAAEVVRPAAAEWDAREETPWPIIQEAAKVGLYGFEFLATCWADPTGLSLPIASEELFWGDAGIGLGIFGTSLAVAAIYGAGTPDQMVEWVPQCFGTVDEPAVAAFCTTEPEAGSDVGAMRTRAVYDEATDEWVLRGQKAYATNGGIAGVHVVTASVDPALGSRGQAAFVVPPGTAGLTATRKLRKLGLRASHTADVFLDDVRVPGRCLLGGRDALLERLDRARSGKRASGQAAMRTFELSRPTVGAQALGVARAAYEYALDYAKERVQFGRPIIENQAVAFALADMKMEIDAARLLVWRASWMGRNNRPFTAGEGSMSKLKAGEVAVSVTDKAVQLLGGAGFLRDHPVERWYRDAKIYTIFEGTSEIQRLVISRAISGVQIR
- a CDS encoding MFS transporter; amino-acid sequence: MAPLLLVEAATLLSNTGNGVANVALPWLVLERTGSPTAAGVVAAATALPMLLSGLVSGTVVDLLGRRRTALVSDTLSAVSVAAIPVVDALLGLNLGWIVALAVLGAVFDPAGLTARETLLPAAAQAAGWRIERANGVHEAVWGLAFLIGPGVGGVLIAAIGPGSTLWVTATGFVLAVAMIAAVRLPGAGRPERPPSGLWRGTVEGLRFVWQDRLLRTIALLTMVLAALYLPVEGVLLPAWFVGRGEPARLGALLMAMSAGGVVGALASGVAGRLIRRHTLMVIALVVIGMALVGLATLPPFPAMIGFAVAIGLAYGPVNPLSNYAMQTRTPERLRGRVVGVMTSFAYAAGPAGYLLAGPLVEWLGLRTAFLVLAVALLVATLGAAPLPALRALDEPPRYPPAPPGGPTNRVEERVPLNGQYAPATRRDAPRVQGRVRVEQLWPPAPDRDAPVRG